The Megalobrama amblycephala isolate DHTTF-2021 linkage group LG7, ASM1881202v1, whole genome shotgun sequence genome window below encodes:
- the LOC125271682 gene encoding vicilin-like seed storage protein At2g18540: protein MVAIVFNNTDEKNRSQVTELLEKIDRMVEENGEDHYTNEMYQEAQKKIEEEERQKREEEERRKREEEERRKREEEKIKEDERRRINDTAQAAAFVAVGVGAALAGGTLLAAAGGAVVTPAALIAVGAAVTGGSSGKLIVDKLIVDKVKDCEEQKRSETKNT from the coding sequence ATGGTGGCTATCGTGTTTAATAACACAGATGAAAAAAATCGATCACAGGTCACAGAACTGCTGGAGAAAATAGACCGAATGGTGGAGGAGAATGGAGAAGATCATTACACAAATGAGATGTACCAGGAAGCTCAGAAAAAAATAGAGGAAGAGGAGAGACagaagagagaggaagaggagagacggaagagagaggaagaggagagacGGAAGAGAGAGGAAGAAAAGATAAAAGAGGATGAAAGAAGAAGGATAAATGATACAGCCCAAGCTGCAGCATTTGTGGCAGTAGGTGTTGGAGCAGCTCTTGCTGGAGGCACATTACTGGCTGCAGCTGGTGGTGCAGTGGTAACACCTGCAGCTTTAATCGCAGTAGGAGCTGCTGTCACAGGAGGATCAAGTGGAAAACTTATTGTGGATAAACTTATTGTGGATAAAGTTAAAGATTGCGAGGAGCAGAAAAGAAGtgaaacaaaaaatacataa